One genomic segment of Stenotrophomonas sp. 704A1 includes these proteins:
- a CDS encoding 2OG-Fe(II) oxygenase: protein MHAPGPVDFIEVIHNAVPSDVCAAIVARMRASQGLKPGAVGSGVFPELKHSKDLRISGVDGWQDVDQQLQQAVFAGLQTYLRRYPQALIAPLMLQIQDSNGQPRRLSAEDFPDMAPEQLADLARTCLRPGAINLQWYAAGEGGYPYWHCELYPKDAQAETLHRHVLWTLYLNDDFEEGETEFLFQGRKIAPRTGSLLIAPTAFTHTHRGNRPQGGDKFIATSWILFQSAQKLFGG, encoded by the coding sequence ATGCACGCGCCGGGCCCTGTCGATTTCATCGAGGTCATCCACAACGCCGTCCCCAGCGACGTGTGCGCTGCGATCGTCGCGCGCATGCGTGCAAGCCAGGGCCTGAAACCCGGTGCGGTGGGCAGCGGTGTATTCCCGGAACTCAAGCACAGCAAGGATCTGCGGATCAGCGGCGTGGACGGCTGGCAGGATGTGGACCAGCAGCTGCAGCAGGCGGTATTTGCCGGTCTGCAGACTTATCTACGCCGTTATCCACAGGCATTGATCGCGCCGCTGATGTTGCAGATCCAGGACAGCAACGGCCAGCCGCGACGCCTGTCGGCCGAGGATTTCCCCGACATGGCGCCGGAGCAGCTGGCGGATCTGGCGCGCACCTGCCTGCGCCCCGGCGCAATCAACCTGCAATGGTATGCGGCGGGCGAGGGCGGCTACCCGTACTGGCACTGCGAGCTGTACCCGAAGGACGCGCAGGCCGAGACGCTGCACCGGCACGTGCTGTGGACGCTGTACCTCAACGACGACTTCGAAGAGGGCGAAACCGAGTTCCTGTTCCAGGGCCGGAAGATCGCACCGCGTACCGGCAGCCTGCTGATCGCCCCGACCGCGTTCACCCACACCCATCGCGGCAACCGGCCGCAGGGCGGCGACAAGTTCATCGCCACCAGCTGGATCCTGTTCCAGAGCGCGCAGAAGTTGTTTGGGGGGTGA
- a CDS encoding RHS repeat domain-containing protein, producing MTVEFGSTNGGPKSEYIDNVRLTQNGTLVTNFAYGTYTVQGLPPGTYVYMLTAQGIRNLNGEEVVRSLSSGPVTITVNAPPAPIDSAEKVTASLSTNRVVAGQPFNVSVTMKNTGETTWTPEGGYALAMPQGGWGVGSIPVSGPVAPGQTATFNFTATPNSGATNGGWYGFQLQMQRNGAWFGLATGQIGFFVWQPVNNADFEAQSVPTSMKTGVAQVATVRMKNTGDIAWQPGSYWLGSQNPTDSTVWGAVRTALPRTVAPGESVDIPVTLQAPPTPGTYNFQRQMWADGKGWFGPATPNVAINVSAPVNSARMEGGPMPLGMQTGSSTQMRLLVRNNGETTWTSAAGYALASENPADNTVWGMQRVALPSSVPPNGLVEFVFTITAPSTPGSYPLQWRMNQEGVGRFGESTPNTNVQVTLPPVKGTWKEYDALGRVTSTAQDTDDGLAITVSTYQPGNWQTTVDPLGHTTQIQYQAFGTPAQSNPIAIRAPEGSFTDVLRDRYARPTAVIRRNADSSVQLRRSFAYGEGGTLCKLIEPEAGTTVTAYDGAGNLAWSASGLNLPSPDNCDLTAAQGSGRQVTRAYDVRNRIITLTFPDGNGNQSWSYTSDGLPAEVQTANDGGANHTINTYTYNKRRLLVGESTSQAGWFTWALGYAYDANGARSGIQYPSGTYIALDPNALGQATRVGNYVLGVTYHPNGSPVGFSYGNGVRFEQAFNIQQAPSSIGALPSVSSLAYAYDRVGNVTRITDMVSAGRDRQMSYDGLGRLVQATSPTFGGDGSLLYTYDVLDNIRSARVASGKDHTYVYDAKNRLTNVMSSQGATTIGLAYDAQGNLALRNGQPFIFDMGNRLRSAPGPENYRYDAEGRRVLAWLQGSGSILSMYDGDGKLRRQQSERDGKSREYLYLGGMLVATLETGTDGVTRPTYQHLDALGSPVAVTDASGTVVERSYYEPYGELRNRPLTDGIGYAGHVSDSANSLSYMQQRYYDPSIGIFLSVDPITALQKPASHFNRYRYANNNPYKFIDPNGEAGRVAWLVRLTANQANKVARITQEQAVAARRAGQNVVADRRQVASQIETAAHGRADQLKHAAHELEDGSKGLPHYQTEGIRGHSFWGKLSVAALAAAGALEQVAEAAEYIPDPTPRPAEQADIDRWNNLMGTINKSTGIPMPGVKVGQDGGFQGYFNVGGRLDSKKLDEKLNGNR from the coding sequence ATGACGGTCGAGTTCGGTAGCACCAACGGCGGCCCCAAATCGGAATACATCGACAATGTCCGCTTGACGCAGAACGGCACCCTAGTTACCAACTTCGCCTACGGCACCTATACCGTGCAGGGCCTGCCGCCCGGCACCTACGTCTACATGCTTACCGCGCAGGGCATACGCAACCTCAATGGTGAGGAAGTGGTGCGGTCGCTATCCAGTGGACCGGTGACCATAACGGTGAATGCACCGCCTGCGCCCATCGATTCGGCTGAGAAGGTGACCGCATCTCTTTCCACCAATCGCGTTGTGGCCGGACAACCCTTCAATGTCAGCGTGACGATGAAGAACACCGGTGAGACGACTTGGACGCCTGAAGGAGGCTATGCACTAGCCATGCCTCAGGGCGGCTGGGGTGTAGGTAGCATCCCGGTGTCTGGACCTGTGGCCCCGGGCCAGACTGCCACATTCAACTTCACTGCCACCCCCAACTCGGGTGCCACCAATGGCGGGTGGTACGGCTTTCAGTTGCAGATGCAGCGCAATGGCGCCTGGTTCGGCTTGGCCACAGGGCAGATTGGCTTCTTTGTCTGGCAGCCAGTCAACAATGCCGATTTCGAAGCCCAGTCGGTGCCAACGTCTATGAAGACCGGTGTCGCCCAGGTGGCTACGGTGCGCATGAAAAACACCGGAGATATCGCTTGGCAGCCGGGTAGCTACTGGCTGGGTTCGCAGAATCCCACCGACTCTACCGTATGGGGCGCGGTACGTACTGCGCTGCCACGGACGGTTGCGCCTGGCGAATCCGTGGACATACCCGTTACGCTGCAGGCGCCGCCTACGCCAGGCACCTACAACTTCCAGCGCCAGATGTGGGCGGATGGTAAGGGCTGGTTCGGCCCTGCCACGCCAAATGTGGCGATCAACGTCAGTGCCCCGGTGAACTCGGCGCGAATGGAGGGCGGTCCGATGCCGCTGGGCATGCAGACCGGAAGCTCTACGCAAATGCGCCTGCTGGTTCGCAACAATGGTGAGACAACCTGGACCTCAGCCGCCGGCTATGCATTGGCATCGGAAAATCCTGCCGACAACACGGTCTGGGGCATGCAACGTGTTGCGCTACCAAGCAGCGTGCCGCCTAACGGGCTGGTGGAGTTCGTCTTCACAATCACTGCTCCCTCCACGCCGGGTAGCTACCCGCTGCAGTGGCGGATGAACCAAGAAGGCGTCGGCCGGTTCGGTGAGTCCACGCCGAACACCAACGTGCAGGTAACGCTGCCTCCGGTGAAGGGCACATGGAAGGAATACGATGCGCTGGGTCGCGTTACATCTACCGCCCAAGACACAGACGATGGACTGGCCATCACTGTATCCACCTACCAGCCAGGTAATTGGCAAACCACGGTGGATCCGCTAGGCCACACGACGCAGATCCAATACCAAGCCTTTGGTACCCCGGCGCAGTCGAATCCCATCGCCATTCGCGCACCGGAAGGATCATTCACAGACGTGCTACGTGACCGCTACGCCCGGCCCACCGCTGTGATCCGACGCAACGCAGACAGCAGCGTGCAGCTACGCCGCAGCTTTGCCTATGGCGAGGGCGGAACTCTGTGCAAGCTCATCGAGCCGGAAGCAGGTACGACGGTAACCGCCTATGATGGCGCCGGTAACCTGGCCTGGTCCGCGAGTGGCCTCAACCTGCCCAGTCCAGACAACTGTGATCTGACAGCTGCACAGGGCTCCGGGCGTCAGGTGACGCGTGCCTACGATGTCCGCAACCGTATCATCACCCTGACTTTCCCAGACGGCAACGGCAACCAGAGCTGGAGTTACACCTCTGATGGGTTGCCGGCGGAGGTGCAGACCGCAAACGACGGTGGTGCTAACCACACTATCAACACTTACACCTACAACAAACGTAGGCTGCTGGTGGGGGAATCCACATCCCAGGCCGGATGGTTTACTTGGGCACTAGGCTATGCCTACGACGCCAACGGCGCACGATCGGGCATTCAGTATCCAAGCGGAACCTACATTGCACTTGACCCCAATGCGCTCGGTCAGGCAACGCGGGTAGGCAACTACGTCCTCGGCGTAACCTACCATCCCAATGGCAGCCCGGTGGGCTTCTCCTACGGTAACGGCGTCAGGTTCGAGCAGGCGTTTAACATCCAGCAGGCGCCCAGCAGCATCGGTGCTCTTCCGAGCGTCAGTAGCTTAGCGTATGCGTATGATCGCGTCGGCAATGTCACCCGCATCACTGACATGGTCAGCGCAGGACGCGACCGCCAGATGAGCTATGACGGTTTGGGGCGGCTAGTGCAGGCAACGTCCCCCACCTTTGGTGGCGACGGAAGCCTGCTATATACCTATGACGTGCTGGACAACATCCGCAGTGCGCGGGTTGCGAGCGGCAAGGACCACACGTACGTATACGATGCGAAGAACCGCCTGACCAATGTCATGTCCAGCCAAGGCGCCACCACCATCGGCTTGGCCTACGACGCTCAAGGCAATCTCGCACTCCGCAACGGCCAACCTTTCATCTTTGATATGGGCAACCGTCTGCGCTCTGCTCCTGGACCGGAAAACTACCGCTATGACGCGGAGGGTCGTCGCGTACTGGCGTGGTTGCAGGGCAGCGGTTCGATCCTATCGATGTACGATGGGGACGGTAAGCTTCGCCGTCAGCAGAGCGAGCGCGACGGCAAAAGTCGCGAGTACCTTTACCTTGGCGGTATGCTGGTAGCTACCTTGGAAACCGGTACTGATGGCGTGACTCGTCCAACCTACCAGCATCTGGATGCGTTGGGATCTCCGGTGGCCGTGACCGATGCCTCTGGAACTGTGGTCGAGCGCAGCTACTACGAGCCCTATGGCGAACTACGCAATCGTCCCCTAACCGATGGCATCGGCTACGCCGGACATGTTTCGGATAGCGCAAATAGCCTGTCCTACATGCAGCAGCGCTACTACGACCCGAGCATCGGCATCTTCCTGAGCGTGGACCCGATTACGGCTCTACAGAAGCCCGCCTCGCACTTCAATCGCTACCGCTATGCCAATAACAATCCATACAAATTCATCGATCCTAACGGAGAGGCGGGGCGTGTGGCATGGCTAGTTCGGCTGACGGCGAATCAGGCGAACAAGGTGGCCCGCATCACACAAGAGCAAGCAGTTGCTGCACGCCGGGCGGGGCAGAATGTCGTTGCAGATCGCAGGCAAGTGGCAAGTCAGATCGAAACAGCTGCGCACGGAAGAGCAGATCAGTTAAAGCATGCGGCTCATGAATTGGAAGATGGCAGCAAAGGCTTGCCGCACTATCAAACAGAAGGTATTAGAGGGCATTCGTTCTGGGGCAAACTGAGTGTGGCTGCGCTGGCGGCAGCGGGCGCACTTGAGCAGGTGGCAGAGGCAGCAGAGTACATTCCGGACCCTACGCCGCGACCGGCTGAGCAGGCCGATATAGATAGATGGAACAACTTGATGGGAACGATCAATAAGTCCACGGGCATACCTATGCCAGGCGTCAAGGTCGGGCAGGACGGGGGATTCCAAGGCTACTTCAATGTTGGGGGAAGACTTGATTCCAAGAAGCTCGACGAAAAGCTAAATGGAAATAGATAG